Proteins from a genomic interval of Phlebotomus papatasi isolate M1 chromosome 3, Ppap_2.1, whole genome shotgun sequence:
- the LOC129807442 gene encoding vesicle-fusing ATPase 1-like, with protein sequence MAARMKATKCPTDELSLKNAAIVSPYDFSDDIKYIEVSTGPGQRFVFAIERHPDIPRNAVGFSLVQRKWATLSINQDIDVKPFSFDTRKNAECIVNVVLEVDFVQKKITTTDPYDTDQMAKDFLMQFAGLALTVGQPLVFSFQDKKLLGLAVKTLEAVDVNAYKDTAHMEPKATRFGRLLGNTVVTFEKAENSSVNLVGKSKGKVVRQSIINPDWDFGKMGIGGLDKEFNAIFRRAFASRVFPPELVEQLGCKHVKGILLYGPPGTGKTLMARQIGKMLNAREPKIVNGPQILDKYVGESEANIRRLFAEAEEEEKKLGPNSGLHIIIFDEIDAICKARGSVAGNSGVHDTVVNQLLAKIDGVEQLNNILVIGMTNRRDMIDEALMRPGRLEVQMEIGLPNEGGRFQILNIHTKRMRDFNKINPDVDNRELATLTKNFSGAEIEGLVRAAQSTAMNRLIKAATKVEVDPEAMEKLMVNRQDFLHALENDIKPAFGTAAEALENFLSRGIINWGTPVSSLLEDGSLYIQQARAPESHGLVSILLEGPPNAGKTALAAQLAKMSDFPFVKVCSPEDMVGFTESAKCLQIRKIFDDAYRSTLSCILVDNIERLLDYGPIGPRYSNLTLQALLVLLKKQPPKGRKLLILCTSSRRQVLEDMEMVSAFTSILHVPNLSQVEHVLAVLEESDVFNKQELMSINKKLHGHRLFIGIKKLNGLIDMIRQTDQEYRVIKFLSKLEEEGCLDVGTCAQ encoded by the exons GTATATTGAAGTGTCAACGGGTCCTGGACAGAGATTTGTGTTTGCCATTGAACGACATCCAGACATCCCACGCAATGCAGTTGGCTTTTCCCTGGTTCAACGCAAATGGGCCACATTGTCCATCAATCAAGATATCGATGTGAAGCCCTTCAGCTTTGACACGCGCAAAAATGCCGAGTGCATTGTCAATGTGGTGCTGGAAGTGGACTTTGTCCAGAAGAAAATCACCACAACAGATCCCTATGATACAGATCAGATGGCCAAGGATTTCCTCATGCAATTTGCTGGATTGGCACTGACTGTTGGGCAGCCGTTGGTGTTTAGTTTCCAGGATAAGAAACTCCTGGGATTGGCCGTGAAGACATTGGAGGCCGTGGATGTGAATGCTTACAAGGATACTGCACATATGGAGCCAAAGGCAACAAGATTCGGCCGTCTGCTGGGCAATACGGTGGTGACATTTGAGAAGGCAGAGAATTCTTCGGTGAATCTGGTGGGGAAGTCCAAGGGAAAGGTCGTACGACAGTCCATCATTAATCCGGACTGGGATTTTGGCAAGATGGGAATTGGGGGTTTGGACAAGGAATTCAATGCCATCTTCCGGCGAGCCTTTGCATCGCGTGTCTTCCCGCCGGAACTTGTGGAGCAATTGGGCTGCAAGCACGTCAAGGGTATCCTACTGTATGGACCACCGGGAACTGGAAAGACCCTAATGGCTCGTCAAATTGGCAAGATGCTCAATGCTCGTGAGCCCAAGATTGTCAATGGGCCACAGATTCTGGACAAGTATGTGGGTGAATCCGAAGCCAATATTCGCAGGCTGTTTGCCGAAGCTGAAGAGGAAGAGAAGAAATTGGGACCCAACAGTGGTCTGCATATCATTATCTTTGACGAAATCGATGCCATTTGCAAGGCTCGTGGCTCAGTGGCGGGAAACAGTGGAGTCCATGATACCGTGGTGAATCAGCTTCTGGCCAAAATTGACGGTGTGGAGCAGCTCAATAATATCCTGGTGATCGGTATGACTAATCGTCGGGACATGATTGACGAGGCACTCATGCGTCCAGGTCGTCTGGAGGTGCAGATGGAAATTGGTCTGCCCAATGAGGGTGGACGCTTCCAGATTCTCAATATCCACACAAAACGCATGAGGGACTTCAACAAGATCAATCCGGACGTGGACAATCGTGAATTGGCCACACTCACCAAAAATTTCAGTGGAGCCGAGATTGAAGGTCTCGTGCGAGCTGCTCAGTCCACAGCCATGAATAGGCTCATCAAGGCAGCTACAAAAGTCGAAGTGGATCCAGAGGCCATGGAGAAGCTCATGGTGAATCGACAGGACTTCCTGCATGCCCTAGAGAATGACATTAAGCCAGCTTTTGGCACTGCAGCCGAAGCTCTGGAGAACTTCCTGTCTCGAGGCATTATCAATTGGGGCACGCCCGTTTCTAGCCTCCTGGAAGACGGATCTCTGTACATTCAGCAAGCCAGAGCTCCGGAAAGTCACGGATTGGTGTCAATTTTGCTTGAGGGGCCACCCAATGCAGGAAAAACAGCCCTCGCTGCTCAATTGGCCAAGATGTCGGACTTCCCGTTCGTCAAAGTGTGCTCTCCTGAGGACATGGTCGGATTCACCGAGTCTGCCAAGTGTCTCCAGATTCGCAAA ATCTTTGACGATGCCTATCGCTCAACTTTGAGCTGCATTTTGGTTGATAACATCGAGCGTCTGTTGGATTATGGTCCAATTGGACCCAGATATTCCAATCTCACGCTCCAGGCACTTCTGGTGCTGCTGAAGAAGCAACCGCCGAAGGGCAGGAAGCTTCTGATTCTGTGTACGAGCAGCAGGCGCCAGGTGCTCGAGGACATGGAAATGGTGTCGGCCTTTACGTCTATTCTGCATGTGCCAAATCTCTCGCAGGTTGAGCATGTGCTGGCCGTGCTCGAGGAGAGTGATGTATTCAACAAACAGGAGCTCATGTCAATCAACAAGAAACTCCATGGACACCG GCTATTCATCGGCATCAAAAAGCTCAATGGACTAATCGACATGATACGGCAGACGGACCAGGAGTACCGTGTCATCAAATTCCTGTCAAAATTGGAGGAGGAAGGATGTCTGGATGTGGGTACTTGTGCACAGTAA